Below is a window of Halobaculum lipolyticum DNA.
CCGGTCGCCGGCGCGACGGCCGACGGGCGAGGCGCCCGCGGCGACGAGCAGGCTGACGACGTTGCTCAGCACGGTCGCGGGCGCGAACGGGTCGGTCGCCGCCGGACCGCCGGCCACGGGGATCACCGTCGAGAACAGGCCGACGGTGTTGAGGTAGACGGCGACGGTCGCGGTGCCCAACAACGTCGTCAACCCCTCCGGGACCGGCTCGCCGACGTACCAGCGGTAGGCCGCGGCCCCCGCGGCGGCGACGACGAAGGACGCGATCGCGAACCCGACCAGCCGCGGCGCGTCGACGGGCGGGAGCGCCTCGCCGACCGACTGGAGCGCGACGGCAGCGGTCGCGGCCGCGGCGGTATCGACGGCGCCACCGACGGCGGAGCTATCGACGGCGCCACCGACGGCGGAGCTATCGACGGCGCCACCGACGGCGGCGCCCGCCGCGGCGTGGAGACCGGCCGGAACCACGTCCGGGACGCTCACGAGGACACCTCGCGACCGAACCGGTCGAGGTCGTCGCGGGTGCCGACGACGATCAGGTCCGCGCCGGCCGTCGGCGTCACGTCGCCGTGCGGGGCGAGCTGCCACCGACCGCCGTCGCGCACGGCCAGCACCGCGACGCCGTACTCGTCGCGGACGGCGGCCTCGCGGAGACTCCGCCCGTCGAGGGCGCCGCCGGCGCGGACGCCGAGGCGCCGGAACCGCTTGCCGGCGCGCCGGAGCAGCGCGAGCAGTTCGAACTCCCGCCGGGTGCCGCGCGACCGGACGATCACCCGGCGGACCGTGGCGCCCAGCAGCGTTCTGGCGGCCGCGCGGTCGACCGCCACCGTGAGCCGGCCGTCCCCGCCGGTCGTCGTCGGCGACGACGGTGCCGGCGTCGGCGCGGGCGACTGTCCGTCGGTCCCCGTCTCGGCCGGTGCCGCGGCGGTCTCCGCCTTCGCGCCGTCGGACTTCGCGGCGACGACCGACCCCTCGAACGTCCCGTTCGCCTCCGTGACGACGGTCACCTCGTCGCCGCGCGCGAGACCCGTGGGCAACAGCGCGGGTACCGACACCGCGCGCGTGCCGTCGGGGACCCGCTTGGAGACGCCCGCGATGGGCGGCGCCGCCGCGACGGTCGCCTGGCCCCGCTCGTCGAGCCGGACGACCGCCTCCGAGAGGTCGAACTCCGCGCGGAGGTGGTCGGCGACGAGGACCTCCAGTTCGGCCAGCGGCCGGTCGGCGTCGACGTCCTCGGCGAAGCCGCGGATCGACGCCCGGAGGTCCTGCGGGAGCGCCGGGTAGCCCTCGATGTCCGCGACGTCGCCCGCGACGGTGACGTGGACTTTCCCGCGGCCGTTCGCGAGGTCGATCACGTCCGTCGAGAGGGTGCGCTCGGTGAGACTCTTCAGGGTGATCCGTTTGGGGAGCGACGACCCCATCGCGTCGCCTTTCGCGTGGGCGTACAGCGAGATCATGAGCACCACGATGATCGCGATCAACAGCGCGGTGCCGTTCGCGGCGTCCCGGATCGCGGCGTCGTTGAGCGCGAGCAGGCCGCCGTTGACCCCCGCGATCGCCAGCGCGAGGACGACCACACCGAACCCGGGGATGGAGACCCCGGTGAAGTACTTGAACACGAAGCCGAGTCCCCACGCGACGAGCGCGGGGACGATCCCGGTGAGCAGGCCCAGATAGAGACCGAGCAGCACCTGCACCGGGAGCGAGGAGGCGGGCATGGGTTCTCGCAGACACCGGGCCTACTAATCGCTACCGGGCCGGCACGGCTCCCCGACCTCGTGCTCGCGGGCGCGACCCCGGGGCGTCCCGCGACGTGTCGCGTCGTTTATTGGCGGTCGGTCGGTGTCTCCGACAATGGCAGGGTGGCGAGACCGGTTCGGCGGTCGGATCGCGGTGTTGCTCGTCGGCGCAGCCGCGCTGCTGTCCATCGTCGCCGGGATCGGCGGGATCATCACGGAACCGGTCGCACGGCTCCCGTTCGTCGCGCTGTTGCCCGAGGGCGCCACCGAGCTGGCGGGGTTCACCGGCGCCGTCACGGGCTTCCTGCTGCTGATCGCCGCCTACGGCCTGCGGCGCGGGCTGCGAGCCGGCTGGTACGCGGCGGCGGTCCTGCTCCCGCTGACGGCGGTGCAGGGGTTGGTCGGGTCGACCGTCGCGGGTCCGCCGCTGCTGGGCCTGTCGCTGGCGGCGCTGCTCGCGCTGGCGATCAACCGCCGCGTGTTCTCCGGCGAGGTCGACCTGACGACGACGCAGTGGGCGTCGGTCGCGGGACTCGTCGGCTCGCTCGGCTACTCGACGGCAGGCGCGTACGCGCTCGCCGACGAGTTCACCAACGTCACGACGATCACCGACGCGGTGTACTTCTCGGTCGTCACCGCATCCACCGTCGGCTACGGCGACGTGACGCCGACGTCGACGGTCGCGAAGTGGTTCGCGATGTCGGCGCTCGTGCTCAACGTCGCCTCCTTCGCGGTCGCGCTGGGTGTCCTGTTCACCCCGATCATCGAGGCCCGCCTCACCAACGCACTCGGACGCATGACAGACACAGACATCGAACTGCTCGCCGACCACATCATCGTGCTCGGCTACGGCGAACTCACCGAACCGCTCATCGACGAACTGCTCGAAGCCGACACGGACTTCGTCGTCGTCACGCCCGACGAGGCCGTCGCGCGCGCCCTCCGCGAACGCGACGGCGTCCGCGTACTGACCGCGGACCCCTCCGACGAGGAGCCGCTCGAACGCGCGAAGGTCGGGAGCGCCCGCGCCGTCGTCGCGGCGACGAACAACGACGCCGAGGACGCGCTGTCGATCCTCACCGCCCGGCAGCTCAACCCCGAGGTGATCATCGTCGCCGCCGCCACCGAGCGGGAGAACGTGAACAAGCTGAAGCGCGCCGGCGCCAACACCGTCATCTCCCCGGCGACCATCGGCGGCCACCTCCTCGTCGAGTCAGCGCTCGGCGCCTCGGACACGGAGGCGGTCGCCGAGCGCCTGCTGGAGGACGGCGACGCCGCCGACCGCTGAGCCGCCGTCGGGCGCTCCGGCCCGCTGGAAGGACAACCGTTAGGTACGCAGCCACGTAACCCGACGTATGAGCGACGAGACCGATCTGGAGGAGCTGCGACGCGGGACCGACCTCGTCAAGCGCGGGTTCGCGCGGATGCAGAAGGGTGGCGTCATCATGGACGTGGTCGACCGCGAGCAGGCCCGGATCGCCGAGGACGCCGGCGCGGTCGCGGTCATGCACCTCGAGTCGGTGCCGGCCGACATCCGCAAGCGCGGCGGCGTCGCGCGGATGGCCGACCCCGGGAAGCTGGAGGACGTCATCGACGAGGTCTCCATCCCGGTGATGGGGAAGGCCCGCATCGGTCACACCGCCGAGGCGCAGATCCTCGAGGCCGCGGGCGCGGACATGGTCGACGAGTCCGAGGTGCTCACGACGGCCGACGAGCGGTACCACATCGACAAGCGCGAGTTCACCGCCCCGTTCGTCTGCGGCGCCCGGAACCTCGGCGAGGCGCTCCGGCGCATCGACGAGGGCGCGGCGATGATCCGCACGAAGGGCGAGGCCGGCACCGGCGACGTGAACCAAGCCGTCACCCACCAGCGCAACATCCAGCGCTCCATCCGGAAGCTCTCGGGCATGGCCCACGAGGAGCGCGAGGAGTGGGCACGCGAGCACGAGGCGCCCGCCGACCTGGTCCACGAGACCGCCGACATGGGTCGCCTGCCGGTCGTCAACTTCGCCGCGGGCGGCATCGCGACGCCGGCCGACGCGGCGCTGATGATGCAGCACGGCTGCGACGGCATCTTCGTCGGCTCGGGCATCTTCGGCGCCGAGGACCCGACGAAGATGGGCGAGGCCGTCGTCCGGGCGGTCAACAACTACGACGACCCGGAGACGCTCGTCGACATCGCGAAGGGCATCGGCGCCGGCATGAAGGGCCAGGCCAACGAGACGATGCCCGAGGAGGAGAAGCTCCAGGGCCGCGGCGTCTGAGTCGGCGACGGCGACACGCCCACGGACGGGGACGAACCTTCTTCACCGAACACGGCGCGACAGCGACGCGTCCTCAGTGACGTGCCACCCGCCGGAGGTCCGACCGCCGAAGGTCCGACCGCCGAAGGTCCGCCCGCCGCGACGTTGATAGCCATCGGGCGCCATGGTGACGGCATGAGCGACGCCGCCGACCCGCTGGCCGACGTCGACCCCCACGGACACCCGGTGATCCTGTTCGACGGCGTCTGCAACCTCTGTCACGGGACGATCCGCTTTCTCGTCCGCCACGACGACGCCGGCGTGTTCCGGTTCGCCCCGCTGGAGTCGCCCGTCGGGGAGGCGCTCCTCCGCGAGCGCGGGCTGCCGACCGAGGACCACGACTCGTTCGTGCTCGTCGAGGGCGACGGGACCTACCGGAAGTCGACGGCGGCGCTGCGGGTCGCCCGTCGGCTCGGTCTCCCGTGGCGGCTCGCGTGGGAACTCCGCCGGCTCCCCCTCGGGTTCCGGGACGCGGTGTACGACCTGGTCGCGGAGTACCGGTACGACGTGTTCGGGAAGAAGGACGCCTGCGAGGTGCCGGAGCCGGAGATCAGAGAACGGTTCGCCGAGCGGGAGCTGGAGTAGCTACAGCACGCTCGCGCCGCGACCGACCTCCGTCTGGTACGCCCGCGCGCCGACGCCGGCGTCGGCGAACCCCTCGACCATCGCCGCGGCCACCTCGCGCCGTCGGCCCGGCTTCGGCACCGCGAGCACGCTCGGGCCGGCGCCGCTGACGGTGACGCCGGTCGCTCCCGCCTCGAAGGCCGCCTCGCGGACGCCCGCGTAGCCGGTGATCAACTCCGCGCGGGCGGGCGTGACCACGGGGTCGTCCATCCCGCGCCCCACGAGTTCGGGGTCGGAGCGGCACATGCCCGCGGCCAGCGTCGCGGCGTTGCCGACCGTCTCCACGTGCTCGGCCATCGTCAGCGACTCGGGGACGACCCGTCTGGCGTCGCGGGTGGAGACGACCACTTCCGGGAGACACGCCACCAGCGGCAGGTCGGTGTCGACGCTCGTCGCGCCGTCGTCGCTGCGGACGACGGTGAACCCGCCCAGCAGCGACGGCGCGACGTTGTCCGCGTGCGCCTCGCCGGAGACGACCGCCTCCCCTTCGGCGGCGACGGGGACGAGGTCGTGGGCGGAGTAGCCGCGGTCGTACAGGTCGTTCAGCGCGACCGCCGCCGCGGCGGCGGAGGCCGCGGACGACCCCAGCCCCGACGACGGGCGGACGCCCTTGTCGATGTGGATGTGTGCGGGGGCGTCGAGCGCGTCGGCGACGGCGCCGACGACGTTCTCGTCGGGGTCGGTCGGGATGTACCGAGCGCCCGCGCCGCTCACCTCGATCGTCGTCTCGGCCGCGCGCTCGACGGTGACGGTGTCGGCGGGGTGTGACAGCGCCACGCCGAAGGTGTCGAAGCCGCTGCCGAGGTTCGCGCTGGTGGCGGGTGCGCGGGCGGTTACCATGCCGCGTCGGTCCGGCGCGGCGGGCAAAAGGATGACGTTCGGCGCGAACTCGGTCGCTCCATCGCGCGCCGCGATCCGTTCGGTTCACCGGCGTCGACGCGACGGGGTCGACGCAGCCGTGTCGACACAGCCCGACGGGGCCGCCGTGTCGCCGTGTCGTTGCAGCGACGGCGACTCCGCCTCAGCGACGCGAGACGACGAACACGAGCGGTCCGACGACACACAGCACGATGCCGAGGAACAGGTAGTGGACGGGCACGAGCGACTGCGGCGTCAGGAGGAACACCACGCCGAACAGCATCGTGTTGAGCGCCATCGCCTTGCGCGAGACCGGCAGCGTCGCGAGCGTCGTCAGGACGAACCCGAGCAACAGCGCCTGTCCGACGTTGTACGGGAGCAGGAAACTGTCGACGATCTGGAGCGGGATCATCTGTTACCCGTGAGTCGCCCCGGCCGCCGCATTAACGTTCCGTTCTCGCTCGTTTCTCCGCCCCCCGAACGGTCGCTCCCGTCCCGACCACACGTCCGTCTGGGGCCGGGGGCGCGGGGACGCTCACCGGTCGGTGTCTCCTTCGGACACGGGCGCACCTTCGGTCCCCCGCGCCGACGGCTCCCCATCGCCGTCGTCGCCGGCGGACTCCGTTCGACGGTCGGTGTCGGGACCCGTGATGTCGAGCGGCCGGATCCACCCGTACCACACGAGGAACACTGTCGTCCCGTACCCGAGGACGAACACGAGGCGTCCCAGGCCGTTGTACCCGAGCACCCCGAGTTCCCGGCGGACGATGCCGGTCCCGGCGATACCGACCACGAGCACCGCCGCGAGCAGCAGTCGGTCGCGGGTGAGACGGTCGCGAAGGCGCGTGTCGTCGGCCATACCCGCACTCGGGCGTCCGGCAAGGAGAACCCCGCGGTTCGCCGCGGGGTCGGTGTCGCACACCCACAAGCGATTTGTCCCGCGAGCGGGCCGCCTACGCATGGACTACCGCCCGGTTCCCGACGCCCACGAGGACGCCGTCGACGACGCGCTCGTGTACGCCTTCTCCCCCGAACGCGGCCCGGACTACTCCCCCGACGGGCCGGACCGGCCCGAGACGTTCCGGCTGCGCGGGCTGTACGACGTGCGCGACGACGCCGTCGGCGACCCGGACGCCGCGTCCCTCGCGGTCGTCTGCGGCTACTACGACTTCTCCGCCCGGATCCGGGGCGCGTTCCACGACGTGGCGGGCGTCTCGGCCGTCGCGTCGCCGCCGGAGTACCGGCGGCGGGGGCTGGTTCGGGAACTGCTCGCCGGCGTCCACCGCGAACTCCGCGACGACGGGGTCGCCGTCGCCGCCCTGTGGCCGTTCGAGTACCCCTTCTACCGTCGCCTCGGCTACGCGCGGGTGAACGACTACGCGCGGATCACGGTCGCTCCGGACGCGCTGTCGGCCGCCTGCCCGGATCCGGCGGGGACGTTCGAGCGGCTCGGCCCGGACGACTGGCGCCGGCTCGACGCGGTGTACGACGAGTGGGGACCCGCGAGTCTCCGCCTCGACCGCTCGGCGGACTGGTGGCGCAGTCGCGTCTTCCAGTCGTGGCGCACCGACCCGTACGTGTACGGGTGGACCGCTGGAGCGGCGGGCGACGAACTCGGCGGGTACCTCGCCTACACGGTCGAGGACGGCGACGACGCCGACGGGAAGACGATGGCGGTGAGCGAGTTCGCCTCCCGCGGGCGCGAGGCTCGGGGGCACCTGCTCCGGTTCCTCCGGAACCACGACTCGCAGGTCGAGCGGGTCCGGTTCACCGGTCCCGCCGACGAGCGACTGTTCGACGAACTCGACGACCCGCGGGCCGCCGAGACGGAGGTCCGCCCCGGACCGATGGCCCGCCTCGTCGACGTCGAGGCGGCGCTGGAGGCGATCCCCTACCCCGACGGCGTCGACGCCGACCTCGTCCTCGACGTCGACGACGACACCTGCCCGTGGAACGACCGCCGGATCCGGCTGCGCGTCGTCGACGGCCGCGCCGCCGTCTCGGCGGCGGCCGACGACGCCGAACGGTCGGCGTCGCTCGACGTCGGGTCCCTCACGCGCCTCGTCGTCGGCTCCCACGGTGCCCAGCGCCTGACCGATCTCGGCGACGTCGACGCGGCGGAAGACGACGTGAGAGAGACACTGGAGGCGGCGTTCCCGCGGACCGACCCGTTCCTCAGAGAGGGGTTCTGAGCGGCGGATCACCGGTCGGCCGTTCGTTTCCGGGTCGCGGCCGAGGACGTATCCCGCACATTGATGTAATCTAGCTCATATGTCGTCTGCATGAACGAACCGGCGGTGGAAGTGACCTGTCCCGACTGCGGTGCGACCCATCCGCTGGAGCGAACCGACACGCGTGTCCACTGCGAGTGTGGCGTCGAACTGGCCGTCACCGTGACGCGGATCAGGTGACGGTCGCTGTCTGCGGTGGCGAAGTGCGCGGAGGAAAAGACCGTCGTCGACTCCTCAGTTCGGCGTCTGGTCCTCGGCGAGGGTCTGGGAGGTGCCGCCGCCCTCGGCCGTCCAGATCACGCGGACCGTGGTGCCGTTCCCTGCATCGGTGAGATTCGCGGAATCGCCGGCTGAGACGCCGTCTGCGGCACCACTGAACGTGGTGTTGGATGTCCCGTTGCTGAGCACGAGGCTATCTGACGAAGGGATCGTCTGCCCGCCGCTGTGGGTGGCGACGGCGTCGTATCCGCCGGCCGGGTCGGTGTAGTCGAACTGGAAGTTCGCGTTCGGCGCTGTCTGCTGGACGCTGTTTCCGAGACCGAGCACGAACGAGCCGATGACCGCCGCGAGGATCACCGTGATGGCGACCATCAGGATGACACCGATCACCGGCGAGACGGCGCGGTCGTCGTCGAAGAGCTGTGTGAAGTCCATGGGTGGTGTGGGCTGCAGGCGAGCCGGTCGTCGGTCCTCGCGCTGCTTTCGTTCCGGTTAATTACACGCTACGACAAAAACCTCGCCATCGAACTATCCGGATTGATACTCCTCGGGAGTCGTCCCGCGCTACGACGCCGT
It encodes the following:
- a CDS encoding homoserine kinase, with the translated sequence MVTARAPATSANLGSGFDTFGVALSHPADTVTVERAAETTIEVSGAGARYIPTDPDENVVGAVADALDAPAHIHIDKGVRPSSGLGSSAASAAAAAVALNDLYDRGYSAHDLVPVAAEGEAVVSGEAHADNVAPSLLGGFTVVRSDDGATSVDTDLPLVACLPEVVVSTRDARRVVPESLTMAEHVETVGNAATLAAGMCRSDPELVGRGMDDPVVTPARAELITGYAGVREAAFEAGATGVTVSGAGPSVLAVPKPGRRREVAAAMVEGFADAGVGARAYQTEVGRGASVL
- a CDS encoding NAD-binding protein codes for the protein MAGWRDRFGGRIAVLLVGAAALLSIVAGIGGIITEPVARLPFVALLPEGATELAGFTGAVTGFLLLIAAYGLRRGLRAGWYAAAVLLPLTAVQGLVGSTVAGPPLLGLSLAALLALAINRRVFSGEVDLTTTQWASVAGLVGSLGYSTAGAYALADEFTNVTTITDAVYFSVVTASTVGYGDVTPTSTVAKWFAMSALVLNVASFAVALGVLFTPIIEARLTNALGRMTDTDIELLADHIIVLGYGELTEPLIDELLEADTDFVVVTPDEAVARALRERDGVRVLTADPSDEEPLERAKVGSARAVVAATNNDAEDALSILTARQLNPEVIIVAAATERENVNKLKRAGANTVISPATIGGHLLVESALGASDTEAVAERLLEDGDAADR
- a CDS encoding potassium channel family protein encodes the protein MPASSLPVQVLLGLYLGLLTGIVPALVAWGLGFVFKYFTGVSIPGFGVVVLALAIAGVNGGLLALNDAAIRDAANGTALLIAIIVVLMISLYAHAKGDAMGSSLPKRITLKSLTERTLSTDVIDLANGRGKVHVTVAGDVADIEGYPALPQDLRASIRGFAEDVDADRPLAELEVLVADHLRAEFDLSEAVVRLDERGQATVAAAPPIAGVSKRVPDGTRAVSVPALLPTGLARGDEVTVVTEANGTFEGSVVAAKSDGAKAETAAAPAETGTDGQSPAPTPAPSSPTTTGGDGRLTVAVDRAAARTLLGATVRRVIVRSRGTRREFELLALLRRAGKRFRRLGVRAGGALDGRSLREAAVRDEYGVAVLAVRDGGRWQLAPHGDVTPTAGADLIVVGTRDDLDRFGREVSS
- a CDS encoding thiol-disulfide oxidoreductase DCC family protein codes for the protein MSDAADPLADVDPHGHPVILFDGVCNLCHGTIRFLVRHDDAGVFRFAPLESPVGEALLRERGLPTEDHDSFVLVEGDGTYRKSTAALRVARRLGLPWRLAWELRRLPLGFRDAVYDLVAEYRYDVFGKKDACEVPEPEIRERFAERELE
- a CDS encoding type IV pilin N-terminal domain-containing protein, which gives rise to MDFTQLFDDDRAVSPVIGVILMVAITVILAAVIGSFVLGLGNSVQQTAPNANFQFDYTDPAGGYDAVATHSGGQTIPSSDSLVLSNGTSNTTFSGAADGVSAGDSANLTDAGNGTTVRVIWTAEGGGTSQTLAEDQTPN
- a CDS encoding GNAT family N-acetyltransferase, which encodes MDYRPVPDAHEDAVDDALVYAFSPERGPDYSPDGPDRPETFRLRGLYDVRDDAVGDPDAASLAVVCGYYDFSARIRGAFHDVAGVSAVASPPEYRRRGLVRELLAGVHRELRDDGVAVAALWPFEYPFYRRLGYARVNDYARITVAPDALSAACPDPAGTFERLGPDDWRRLDAVYDEWGPASLRLDRSADWWRSRVFQSWRTDPYVYGWTAGAAGDELGGYLAYTVEDGDDADGKTMAVSEFASRGREARGHLLRFLRNHDSQVERVRFTGPADERLFDELDDPRAAETEVRPGPMARLVDVEAALEAIPYPDGVDADLVLDVDDDTCPWNDRRIRLRVVDGRAAVSAAADDAERSASLDVGSLTRLVVGSHGAQRLTDLGDVDAAEDDVRETLEAAFPRTDPFLREGF
- the pdxS gene encoding pyridoxal 5'-phosphate synthase lyase subunit PdxS; this translates as MSDETDLEELRRGTDLVKRGFARMQKGGVIMDVVDREQARIAEDAGAVAVMHLESVPADIRKRGGVARMADPGKLEDVIDEVSIPVMGKARIGHTAEAQILEAAGADMVDESEVLTTADERYHIDKREFTAPFVCGARNLGEALRRIDEGAAMIRTKGEAGTGDVNQAVTHQRNIQRSIRKLSGMAHEEREEWAREHEAPADLVHETADMGRLPVVNFAAGGIATPADAALMMQHGCDGIFVGSGIFGAEDPTKMGEAVVRAVNNYDDPETLVDIAKGIGAGMKGQANETMPEEEKLQGRGV